The following are from one region of the Channa argus isolate prfri chromosome 6, Channa argus male v1.0, whole genome shotgun sequence genome:
- the LOC137129367 gene encoding uncharacterized protein isoform X2 yields MNLFCFSLEGSMDSLYEVVQSSSDGPPQPIPSRSSSRSCSRSCSPAVLLDDNTKWRGSGRSISMEMSHVQGTNSKKKKRRTHIYKSASDNEALDNPSCNTAIWQPAKSQGDLADIANNHNEEKRKTKHRAETKGGKGAHHSGTKKKEKSSSSQSFYVSGAVTESKSLVKRNQKTGKKPAGKCGKEGSKKSHSSTGALSPPIGPLYLDVPYRSDRRLFLGKSSTLPAQENATPDRCADMVSLPGGATPTHSHHQRWSNPGDSSSAWGTIQHTCRRPLTEYRVYPQDFTTASGKEWEGRQLQPKVQDDSLKHDCKPQIPSKVPRSVTDVDLLEANVSFFLVVMLLKSLVSPEKCYQVNTLHFNPSVVKCFSLNDKNVQHTRTVAV; encoded by the exons ATGaatcttttctgcttttcactg GAGGGGTCTATGGACAGCCTGTATGAGGTGGTACAGAGCTCTAGTGACGGTCCAccacagcccatccccagccgctCCTCCAGCCGATCATGCAGCCGTTCCTGCAGCCCAGCGGTTCTGCTGGATGATAACACAAAGTGGAGAGGATCTGGAAGATCTATATCCATG GAGATGTCTCATGTGCAGGGAACCAActctaaaaaaaagaaaagaag aacACATATATACAAATCTGCATCAGATAATGAAGCATTGG ATAACCCCAGTTGTAATACTGCAATTTGGCAGCCAGCCAAGAGCCAAGGAGATTTAGCCGACATTGCCAACAATCACAATGAag AGAAACGGAAGACAAAGCACAGAGCTGAAACCAAAGGAGGGAAAGGAGCTCATCATTCTGgcacaaagaaaaaggagaaatcGTCCTCAAGCCAG AGTTTCTATGTCAGCGGAGCAGTGACAGAATCTAAATCTTTGGTCAAAAGGAACCAAAAGACTGGAAAGAAACCAGCTGGAAAGTGTGGGAAAGAAGGCTCAAAGAAAAGTCACAGCTCCACAG GTGCTCTGAGCCCACCCATTGGACCCCTCTATCTGGACGTGCCGTACAGATCAGACAGAAGGCTCTTTCTCGGCAAGTCCTCCACCCTCCCCGCTCAAGAGAATGCTACCCCAGATCGCTGTGCAGACATGGTCAGCCTGCCTGGTGGAGCGACGCCAACACATAGCCACCACCAGCGCTGGAGCAACCCAGGTGACAGCAGTTCTGCCTGGGGCACCATCCAGCACACCTGCCGCAGACCGCTCACTGAGTATCGAGTCTACCCCCAAGACTTTACAACAGCTAGTGGGAAAGAGTGGGAAGGCCGACAGCTGCAGCCAAAAGTCCAGGATGACAGCTTGAAACATGACTGTAAACCCCAGATTCCCTCTAAGGTTCCACGATCTGTCACTGATGTGGATCTGTTGGAAGCAAATGTGAGTTTTTTCCTCGTGGTTATGCTGTTGAAATCGTTAGTTAGTCCAGAAAAATGTTACCAGGTAAACACTTTGCATTTCAACCCTTCTGTGGTAAAATGTTTCTCACtcaatgacaaaaatgttcAGCACACCAGGACTGTTGCAGTCTGA
- the LOC137129520 gene encoding P2X purinoceptor 5-like isoform X2 produces the protein MCVCVCVYVCAPHCISAVVKLSRDRSRMAGSFLKGRFLSLFDYKTEKYIVAKNKKVGVLYRLIQLSIIGYIIGWVFLSKKGYQETDEAIQSSVITKVKGVSVTNTSESGLVVWGPEDYVIPPQGEAVLFIVTSFLETPTQKLGYCAENAKVLNGHCQDDEDCEKGKMIVAGNGIMSGRCLGKNKNSTGTCEIYAWCPIERNFKPQGPLLSNAENFTMYIKNFIHFPKFSFSKSNVLETNDYSYLKKCRYDEQLHPYCPIFRLGDITRRAGYNFQDMATFYHFTRLDISISEKTIATGFNFRQTQYFRNAAGERYRSLFKVYGVRFNIMVHGKAGKFNIIPTAINVGSGLALMGAGAFFCDMVLLYLMKKGDSYRERKFEETKSKKSSAEDNNVEERNDPMEQENLTF, from the exons atgtgtgtgtgtgtgtgtgtgtatgtgtgtgcaccacACTGTATCTCTGCTGTCGTTAAACTGTCTAGAGACAGAAGCAGGATGGCTGGGAGCTTCTTGAAAGGACGTTTTCTTTCCTTATTTGACTACAAAACGGAAAAATATATTGTTGCCAAAAATAAGAAAGTTGGGGTTTTGTACAGACTGATTCAGTTATCCATCATCGGTTACATTATAGG GTGGGTTTTCTTGAGTAAGAAAGGCTACCAGGAGACAGATGAAGCTATCCAGAGCTCTGTCATAACTAAAGTGAAGGGGGTCTCAGTGACTAACACGTCTGAGTCTGGTCTGGTTGTGTGGGGGCCCGAGGACTACGTCATCCCACCACAG GGTGAAGCTGTTCTGTTTATTGTGACCAGCTTCTTAGAAACACCAACCCAGAAGCTGGGATACTGTGCTGAG AATGCCAAAGTGCTGAATGGCCACTGTCAAGATGATGAGGACTGTGAAAAGGGAAAGATGATAGTGGCTGGTAATG gaattaTGAGTGGCCGATgtttaggaaaaaataaaaactctacTGGTACCTGTGAAATCTACGCCTGGTGCCCCATTGAGAGAAACTTCAAACCGCA AGGGCCTCTGCTGTCGAACGCTGAAAACTTCACCATGTACATCAAGAATTTCATCCACTTTCCCAAATTCTCATTCTCAAA GTCCAACGTTCTCGAGACAAATGATtactcatatttaaaaaaatgccgGTATGATGAGCAGCTCCATCCTTACTGCCCCATCTTTCGTCTGGGCGACATCACCAGGAGAGCTGGATACAACTTCCAGGACATGGCCACATTT TACCACTTCACTCGCTTGGACATTAGTATTTCCGAAAAGACGATTGCAACAGGATTTAACTTCAG ACAAACTCAGTATTTTAGAAATGCTGCTGGCGAACGCTATCGATCCCTATTCAAAGTCTACGGTGTCAGATTTAACATCATGGTGCACGGGAAG GCAGGAAAGTTCAACATCATCCCAACAGCCATCAATGTTGGCTCAGGCCTGGCTTTGATGGGAGCT GGAGCTTTCTTCTGTGACATGGTTCTTCTCTACCTGATGAAGAAGGGCGACTCTTATCGAGAGAGGAAGTTTGAAGAAACAAA AAGTAAGAAATCATCAGCTGAAGACAACAATGTGGAAGAAAGGAATGATCCCATGGAGCAGGAGAATCTGACATTTTAG
- the LOC137129367 gene encoding uncharacterized protein isoform X1, translating to MNLFCFSLEGSMDSLYEVVQSSSDGPPQPIPSRSSSRSCSRSCSPAVLLDDNTKWRGSGRSISMEMSHVQGTNSKKKKRRTHIYKSASDNEALDNPSCNTAIWQPAKSQGDLADIANNHNEEKRKTKHRAETKGGKGAHHSGTKKKEKSSSSQSFYVSGAVTESKSLVKRNQKTGKKPAGKCGKEGSKKSHSSTVHSHSGALSPPIGPLYLDVPYRSDRRLFLGKSSTLPAQENATPDRCADMVSLPGGATPTHSHHQRWSNPGDSSSAWGTIQHTCRRPLTEYRVYPQDFTTASGKEWEGRQLQPKVQDDSLKHDCKPQIPSKVPRSVTDVDLLEANVSFFLVVMLLKSLVSPEKCYQVNTLHFNPSVVKCFSLNDKNVQHTRTVAV from the exons ATGaatcttttctgcttttcactg GAGGGGTCTATGGACAGCCTGTATGAGGTGGTACAGAGCTCTAGTGACGGTCCAccacagcccatccccagccgctCCTCCAGCCGATCATGCAGCCGTTCCTGCAGCCCAGCGGTTCTGCTGGATGATAACACAAAGTGGAGAGGATCTGGAAGATCTATATCCATG GAGATGTCTCATGTGCAGGGAACCAActctaaaaaaaagaaaagaag aacACATATATACAAATCTGCATCAGATAATGAAGCATTGG ATAACCCCAGTTGTAATACTGCAATTTGGCAGCCAGCCAAGAGCCAAGGAGATTTAGCCGACATTGCCAACAATCACAATGAag AGAAACGGAAGACAAAGCACAGAGCTGAAACCAAAGGAGGGAAAGGAGCTCATCATTCTGgcacaaagaaaaaggagaaatcGTCCTCAAGCCAG AGTTTCTATGTCAGCGGAGCAGTGACAGAATCTAAATCTTTGGTCAAAAGGAACCAAAAGACTGGAAAGAAACCAGCTGGAAAGTGTGGGAAAGAAGGCTCAAAGAAAAGTCACAGCTCCACAG TGCACTCTCATTCAGGTGCTCTGAGCCCACCCATTGGACCCCTCTATCTGGACGTGCCGTACAGATCAGACAGAAGGCTCTTTCTCGGCAAGTCCTCCACCCTCCCCGCTCAAGAGAATGCTACCCCAGATCGCTGTGCAGACATGGTCAGCCTGCCTGGTGGAGCGACGCCAACACATAGCCACCACCAGCGCTGGAGCAACCCAGGTGACAGCAGTTCTGCCTGGGGCACCATCCAGCACACCTGCCGCAGACCGCTCACTGAGTATCGAGTCTACCCCCAAGACTTTACAACAGCTAGTGGGAAAGAGTGGGAAGGCCGACAGCTGCAGCCAAAAGTCCAGGATGACAGCTTGAAACATGACTGTAAACCCCAGATTCCCTCTAAGGTTCCACGATCTGTCACTGATGTGGATCTGTTGGAAGCAAATGTGAGTTTTTTCCTCGTGGTTATGCTGTTGAAATCGTTAGTTAGTCCAGAAAAATGTTACCAGGTAAACACTTTGCATTTCAACCCTTCTGTGGTAAAATGTTTCTCACtcaatgacaaaaatgttcAGCACACCAGGACTGTTGCAGTCTGA
- the LOC137129520 gene encoding P2X purinoceptor 5-like isoform X1 has product MCVCVCVYVCAPHCISAVVKLSRDRSRMAGSFLKGRFLSLFDYKTEKYIVAKNKKVGVLYRLIQLSIIGYIIGWVFLSKKGYQETDEAIQSSVITKVKGVSVTNTSESGLVVWGPEDYVIPPQGEAVLFIVTSFLETPTQKLGYCAENAKVLNGHCQDDEDCEKGKMIVAGNGIMSGRCLGKNKNSTGTCEIYAWCPIERNFKPQGPLLSNAENFTMYIKNFIHFPKFSFSKSNVLETNDYSYLKKCRYDEQLHPYCPIFRLGDITRRAGYNFQDMATFGGSIGIVIQWDCDLDKGYSYCHPQYHFTRLDISISEKTIATGFNFRQTQYFRNAAGERYRSLFKVYGVRFNIMVHGKAGKFNIIPTAINVGSGLALMGAGAFFCDMVLLYLMKKGDSYRERKFEETKSKKSSAEDNNVEERNDPMEQENLTF; this is encoded by the exons atgtgtgtgtgtgtgtgtgtgtatgtgtgtgcaccacACTGTATCTCTGCTGTCGTTAAACTGTCTAGAGACAGAAGCAGGATGGCTGGGAGCTTCTTGAAAGGACGTTTTCTTTCCTTATTTGACTACAAAACGGAAAAATATATTGTTGCCAAAAATAAGAAAGTTGGGGTTTTGTACAGACTGATTCAGTTATCCATCATCGGTTACATTATAGG GTGGGTTTTCTTGAGTAAGAAAGGCTACCAGGAGACAGATGAAGCTATCCAGAGCTCTGTCATAACTAAAGTGAAGGGGGTCTCAGTGACTAACACGTCTGAGTCTGGTCTGGTTGTGTGGGGGCCCGAGGACTACGTCATCCCACCACAG GGTGAAGCTGTTCTGTTTATTGTGACCAGCTTCTTAGAAACACCAACCCAGAAGCTGGGATACTGTGCTGAG AATGCCAAAGTGCTGAATGGCCACTGTCAAGATGATGAGGACTGTGAAAAGGGAAAGATGATAGTGGCTGGTAATG gaattaTGAGTGGCCGATgtttaggaaaaaataaaaactctacTGGTACCTGTGAAATCTACGCCTGGTGCCCCATTGAGAGAAACTTCAAACCGCA AGGGCCTCTGCTGTCGAACGCTGAAAACTTCACCATGTACATCAAGAATTTCATCCACTTTCCCAAATTCTCATTCTCAAA GTCCAACGTTCTCGAGACAAATGATtactcatatttaaaaaaatgccgGTATGATGAGCAGCTCCATCCTTACTGCCCCATCTTTCGTCTGGGCGACATCACCAGGAGAGCTGGATACAACTTCCAGGACATGGCCACATTT GGAGGCTCCATTGGCATAGTGATCCAATGGGACTGTGACCTTGACAAAGGATACTCTTACTGCCATCCACAGTACCACTTCACTCGCTTGGACATTAGTATTTCCGAAAAGACGATTGCAACAGGATTTAACTTCAG ACAAACTCAGTATTTTAGAAATGCTGCTGGCGAACGCTATCGATCCCTATTCAAAGTCTACGGTGTCAGATTTAACATCATGGTGCACGGGAAG GCAGGAAAGTTCAACATCATCCCAACAGCCATCAATGTTGGCTCAGGCCTGGCTTTGATGGGAGCT GGAGCTTTCTTCTGTGACATGGTTCTTCTCTACCTGATGAAGAAGGGCGACTCTTATCGAGAGAGGAAGTTTGAAGAAACAAA AAGTAAGAAATCATCAGCTGAAGACAACAATGTGGAAGAAAGGAATGATCCCATGGAGCAGGAGAATCTGACATTTTAG